One Loxodonta africana isolate mLoxAfr1 chromosome 4, mLoxAfr1.hap2, whole genome shotgun sequence genomic region harbors:
- the NCF4 gene encoding neutrophil cytosol factor 4 isoform X3 — protein sequence MTQAQQLRAESDFEQLPDDIPISANIADIEEKRGFTSHFVFVIEVKTKGGAKYLIYRRYRQFYALQTKLEERFGPENKTSPFTCSLPTLPAKVYVGVKQEIAEMRIPALNAYMKNLLSLPVWVLMDEDVRIFFYQSPYDSEQVPQALRRLRPRTRKVKSVSPQGPSFDGMAAPRAEALFDFTGNSKLELNFKAGDVIFLLSRINKDWLEGTLRGTTGIFPLSFVKILKDFPEEDDLTNWLRCYYYKDTISTIKDIAVEEDLSSTPLFKDLLELMRREFQREDIALNYRDTEGDLVRLLSDEDVALMVRQAQGLPSQKRLFPWKLHVTQKDDYRVYNTVP from the exons TGACTTTGAGCAGCTTCCTGATGACATCCCCATCTCAGCCAACATCGCCGACATCGAAGAGAAGAGAGGCTTCACCAGCCACTTT GTCTTTGTTATTGAGGTGAAGACGAAAGGGGGAGCCAAGTACCTCATCTACCGCCGCTACCGGCAGTTCTATGCCTTGCAGACCAAGCTGGAGGAGCGGTTCGGGCCAGAGAACAAGACCAGCCCCTTCACCTGCAGCCTCCCCACCCTCCCAG CCAAAGTCTACGTGGGTGTGAAGCAGGAGATTGCCGAGATGCGGATACCTGCCCTGAATGCTTACATGAAG AACCTGCTCAGCCTGCCCGTCTGGGTGCTGATGGACGAGGATGTCCGGATCTTCTTTTACCAGTCACCCTACGACTCCGAGCAGGTGCCCCAGGCGCTCCGCCGGCTCCGCCCGCGCACCCGGAAGGT CAAGAGCGTCTCCCCACAAGGCCCCAGCTTTGACGGCATGGCAGCCCCGCGAGCAGAG GCCCTGTTTGACTTCACTGGGAACAGCAAACTGGAGCTGAATTTCAAAGCCGGAGACGTGATTTTCCTCCTCAGTCGGATCAACAAGGATTGGCTGGAG GGCACTCTCCGGGGAACCACGGGCATCTTCCCCCTGTCCTTCGTGAAGATCCTTAAGGACTTCCCTGAGGAAGACGACCTCACCAACTGGCTCCGTTGCTACTACTACAAAGACACAATCAGCACCATCAA GGACATCGCGGTGGAAGAAGACCTCAGCAGCACTCCACTGTTCAAAGACCTGCTGGAGCTCATGAG GCGGGAGTTCCAGAGGGAGGATATTGCCCTGAATTACCGGGACACAGAGGGAGATCTGGTTCGGCTGCTGTCGGACGAGGATGTGGCGCTCATGGTGAGGCAGGCCCAAGGCCTCCCCTCCCAGAAGCGCCTCTTCCCCTGGAAGCTGCATGTCACCCAGAAGGATGACTACAGGGTCTACAACACTGTCCCCTGA
- the NCF4 gene encoding neutrophil cytosol factor 4 isoform X2, with amino-acid sequence MRAKWWSHSSWVQIPTSLGSDFEQLPDDIPISANIADIEEKRGFTSHFVFVIEVKTKGGAKYLIYRRYRQFYALQTKLEERFGPENKTSPFTCSLPTLPAKVYVGVKQEIAEMRIPALNAYMKNLLSLPVWVLMDEDVRIFFYQSPYDSEQVPQALRRLRPRTRKVKSVSPQGPSFDGMAAPRAEALFDFTGNSKLELNFKAGDVIFLLSRINKDWLEGTLRGTTGIFPLSFVKILKDFPEEDDLTNWLRCYYYKDTISTIKDIAVEEDLSSTPLFKDLLELMRREFQREDIALNYRDTEGDLVRLLSDEDVALMVRQAQGLPSQKRLFPWKLHVTQKDDYRVYNTVP; translated from the exons TGACTTTGAGCAGCTTCCTGATGACATCCCCATCTCAGCCAACATCGCCGACATCGAAGAGAAGAGAGGCTTCACCAGCCACTTT GTCTTTGTTATTGAGGTGAAGACGAAAGGGGGAGCCAAGTACCTCATCTACCGCCGCTACCGGCAGTTCTATGCCTTGCAGACCAAGCTGGAGGAGCGGTTCGGGCCAGAGAACAAGACCAGCCCCTTCACCTGCAGCCTCCCCACCCTCCCAG CCAAAGTCTACGTGGGTGTGAAGCAGGAGATTGCCGAGATGCGGATACCTGCCCTGAATGCTTACATGAAG AACCTGCTCAGCCTGCCCGTCTGGGTGCTGATGGACGAGGATGTCCGGATCTTCTTTTACCAGTCACCCTACGACTCCGAGCAGGTGCCCCAGGCGCTCCGCCGGCTCCGCCCGCGCACCCGGAAGGT CAAGAGCGTCTCCCCACAAGGCCCCAGCTTTGACGGCATGGCAGCCCCGCGAGCAGAG GCCCTGTTTGACTTCACTGGGAACAGCAAACTGGAGCTGAATTTCAAAGCCGGAGACGTGATTTTCCTCCTCAGTCGGATCAACAAGGATTGGCTGGAG GGCACTCTCCGGGGAACCACGGGCATCTTCCCCCTGTCCTTCGTGAAGATCCTTAAGGACTTCCCTGAGGAAGACGACCTCACCAACTGGCTCCGTTGCTACTACTACAAAGACACAATCAGCACCATCAA GGACATCGCGGTGGAAGAAGACCTCAGCAGCACTCCACTGTTCAAAGACCTGCTGGAGCTCATGAG GCGGGAGTTCCAGAGGGAGGATATTGCCCTGAATTACCGGGACACAGAGGGAGATCTGGTTCGGCTGCTGTCGGACGAGGATGTGGCGCTCATGGTGAGGCAGGCCCAAGGCCTCCCCTCCCAGAAGCGCCTCTTCCCCTGGAAGCTGCATGTCACCCAGAAGGATGACTACAGGGTCTACAACACTGTCCCCTGA